A part of Halobacillus shinanisalinarum genomic DNA contains:
- the rpsN gene encoding 30S ribosomal protein S14 codes for MAKQAMIEKERKRQATFEKYKDVRKQLKAEGNYQALRKLPRDASPTRLHNRCESTGRPHGYMRKFGLSRIKFRELAHKGQLPGVKKSSW; via the coding sequence ATGGCTAAACAAGCAATGATCGAAAAAGAACGTAAACGTCAAGCAACGTTTGAAAAATATAAAGATGTACGAAAGCAATTAAAAGCAGAAGGCAACTATCAAGCACTTAGGAAATTGCCAAGAGATGCTTCACCTACACGACTTCATAATCGCTGTGAATCAACCGGAAGACCTCACGGCTATATGAGAAAGTTTGGGCTTTCAAGAATTAAATTTCGCGAACTCGCTCATAAAGGCCAGCTTCCTGGAGTTAAAAAGTCCAGCTGGTAA